From the Oncorhynchus nerka isolate Pitt River linkage group LG20, Oner_Uvic_2.0, whole genome shotgun sequence genome, one window contains:
- the LOC115102945 gene encoding 2-oxoglutarate and iron-dependent oxygenase JMJD4-like, producing MDRESYHNCCSLVKISRQSYEQFWSSHFVDYIEKDLSYSKFFKKYLLPNHPCMFSRKFTEDWKCRKQWVTEEGKPNFQKLLQQFDETPVPVANCNAKEYNANPKQIIPFKEFIHYWREYIQNGHSSPKGCLYLKDWHMSRDFPEHNVYTTPVFFSSDWLNEYWDTLEVDDYRFVYMGPKGSWTPFHADVFRSYSWSANICGRKKWLLYPPGQEEFLRDSHGNLAYDVTAPEIRDKVQFPHCDEACQPLEIIQEAGEIIFVPSGWHHQVYNLEDTISINHNWLNGCNVDIMWQFLQNELSAVQREIEEWRNTMDSWHQHCQVIMKSCSGIDYGEFATFLKIIADNRMSFLSSCSENNSSNYPRHLSETLATLGLHHAAFDLQRVAHILECMLCNEDFKRLDHSTLSSQPESLLQQIRETMLSTRGQHSLYQE from the exons ATGGACAGGGAGTCTTATCATAACTGCTGCAGCCTCGTTAAAATATCAAGGCAATCCTATGAACAATTTTGGTCTTCGCACTTTGTGGATTACATAGAGAAGGATTTGAGCTATTCCAAATTCTTTAAAAAGTACTTACTTCCTAACCACCCATGCATGTTCTCGAGGAAATTTACTGAAGACTGGAAATGTAGGAAACAGTGGGTCACTGAAGAGGGGAAGCCAAACTTCCAGAAACTGCTGCAGCAATTTG aTGAGACTCCGGTTCCAGTTGCAAACTGCAATGCGAAAGAATACAATGCAAACCCCAAACAAATTATTCCTTTCAAGGAATTTATTCACTACTGGAGAGAGTACATACAGAATGGACACTCATCACCAAAAGGATGTCTCTATCTGAAAGATTGGCACATGTCAAG GGATTTTCCTGAACACAATGTTTACACTACCCCAGTCTTCTTTTCCTCTGACTGGCTTAATGAGTATTGGGATACTTTGGAGGTGGATGACTACCGGTTCGTCTACATGGGACCCAAAGGCTCATG GACGCCATTCCACGCGGATGTGTTCCGCTCCTACAGCTGGTCAGCGAACATCTGTGGCAGGAAGAAATGGCTCCTGTATCCCCCAGGCCAAGAAGAGTTTCTACGAGACAGCCATGGCAACCTTGCTTATGACGTCACTGCCCCTGAGATTCGAGACAAGGTGCAATTCCCACACTGTGATGAGGCCTGTCAACCACTAGAGATAATTCAGGAAGCAGGGGAGATCATATTTGTGCCCAGTGGTTGGCACCATCAGGTTTATAATTTG GAAGACACCATCTCCATCAACCATAACTGGCTGAATGGCTGCAATGTGGACATTATGTGGCAGTTCCTTCAGAATGAGCTGTCTGCTGTCCAGAGGGAAATAGAGGAATGGAGGAACACTATGGATTCATGGCATCAGCACTGCCAG GTCATCATGAAGTCTTGCTCTGGGATTGATTATGGGGAGTTTGCCACTTTCCTGAAGATTATCGCTGACAACCGCATGTCCTTCTTGAGTTCTTGCTCCGAAAACAACTCCTCAAATTACCCACGTCATCTTTCAGAGACCCTGGCCACATTGGGGCTTCACCATGCTGCCTTTGACCTACAGAGGGTGGCTCACATTCTAGAATGCATGCTCTGCAATGAAGACTTCAAGAGACTTGATCATTCAACTCTGAGCTCACAACCTGAAAGTTTGCTGCAGCAGATTCGAGAGACCATGCTCTCCACTAGAGGGCAGCACTCCCTTTACCAGGAATAG